Proteins encoded within one genomic window of Paramisgurnus dabryanus chromosome 11, PD_genome_1.1, whole genome shotgun sequence:
- the gpkow gene encoding G-patch domain and KOW motifs-containing protein, which yields MASPESHRERESEQSNNIQGDAGKKSAPVSFGFSKTLSRAKFEKAEEKDYLVEVEGKELKGTKPVEKPKELIIPLIHKNRWYREDAERGDKSSGEKSTDQTGQDTVESQAVKELIEESQKYQEIWKNGPAQTDPNLAIPLLMQNQAPQGFEDGDKISVDLRPESSTEADYDRVPVEAYGMAMLKGMGWKQGEGIGRTFKQDVKPIEHQLRPKGLGLGADRSAVKDLEPGRPQWPPKPGEERSKEDEALVLGPGGCVMVLAGAHKELYGKIEGVDPDNARVVVKLAIGGNTVTIIQHSIKLVTHKEYDKYSKDLSRLSKAHKDKEKEKEREQREREQKVNSKDERGKSNRETDRDRDQRKRKHKESSADKEKPPPPKESRPSPPPPTWLQRDLRVRFIDKTFKGGKYYNSKMRIEDVLTPYTCVCRTEEGRLVDDIKQKMLETIVPKNDSDYIMVVLGEHRGQVGRILKRDREKCRAMVQLDRYEEKLFTYDYDSICHYVGGTEH from the exons ATGGCGTCGCCGGAGTCGCATCGAGAACGTGAATCGGAGCAAAGTAATAATATTCAAGGGGATGCGGGCAAAAAATCCGCCCCGGTATCTTTCGGTTTTAGTAAAACACTGAGCAGGGCTAAATTCGAGAAGGCAGAAGAGAAAGATTATTTAGTTGAGGTCGAAGGAAAAGAATTAAAAGG GACCAAACCGGTGGAGAAACCCAAAGAGCTGATCATCCCGCTCATTCATAAGAACCGCTGGTACCGGGAGGATGCTGAGAGAGGAGATAAGAGCAGCGGGGAGAAGAGCACAGATCAGACCGGGCAGGACACGGTGGAGTCCCAGGCTGTCAAAGAACTCATCGAAG AGTCTCAAAAGTACCAGGAGATATGGAAGAACGGCCCAGCTCAGACGGATCCGAACTTAGCTATACCTCTTCTCATGCAGAACCAGGCCCCTCAGGGCTTCGAAGATGGAGACAAAATCAGCGTGGACTTGCGTCCAGAGTCG TCCACAGAGGCAGACTATGACCGCGTTCCTGTGGAGGCTTATGGGATGGCAATGCTGAAAGGAATGGGCTGGAAGCAAGGAGAAGGAATCGGGCGGACGTTTAAACA AGATGTGAAGCCCATAGAGCATCAGTTAAGGCCCAAAGGACTTGGTTTAGGTGCCGATCGCTCTGCTGTTAAAGATCTGGAGCCCGGACGTCCTCAATGGCCCCCTAAACCTGGCGAGGAGAGGAGTAAGGAGGACGAGGCTCTGGTTTTGGGACCTGGAGGATGTGTGATGGTATTGGCAGGAGCACATAAAGAATTGTATGGGAAG ATAGAGGGAGTGGATCCAGATAACGCTAGAGTTGTTGTCAAACTTGCCATTGGAGGCAACACCGTGACCATCATTCAGCACTCTATAAAACTAGTCACACACAAGGAGTATGACAAATACAGCAAAGACCTCA GTCGTCTTAGCAAAGCACACAAAGACaaggaaaaagaaaaagaacGGGAGCAGAGAGAACGAGAGCAAAAGGTGAATAGCAAAGACGAGAGAGGAAAATCAAATAGAGAGACGGACAGAGACCGAGATCAGAGGAAAAGGAAACACAAAGAATCAAGCGCAGACAA AGAGAAACCTCCCCCACCAAAGGAGTCACGGCCCTCCCCTCCACCCCCTACATGGCTCCAAAGGGACCTCCGTGTACGCTTCatagataaaacatttaaaggagGCAAATACTACAATTCAAAG ATGAGAATTGAGGATGTCCTGACGCCCTACACCTGCGTGTGTCGCACAGAGGAAGGAAGGCTTGTGGACG ATATTAAACAGAAGATGTTGGAGACCATCGTACCTAAGAACGACTCTGACTACATTATGGTGGTTCTTGGAGAACACAGAGGACAG GTGGGCCGCATCTTGAAGCGAGACCGAGAGAAGTGTAGAGCCATGGTTCAGCTGGATCGTTATGAGGAGAAGTTGTTCACTTATGATTATGATTCAATCTGTCATTACGTGGGCGGAACTGAACACTGA